From one Paenibacillus sp. FSL K6-1330 genomic stretch:
- a CDS encoding zinc ribbon domain-containing protein, producing the protein MNILQKLKDGANRATEKAQHVVEVNKLNSQISEIEQQKNTYYLQMGKVFYEGYRQQDMAMAEKEMVELAQTCDGLQEQIEAIRNRIAVLKNERVCECGRVVALDANFCPYCGNKLDNLIHPEKSTAEEPREPERKIMFDKHEYAAAEEQQEQDELHTYDFRSNPDPYEPDMYEPEPERQHEEMELSEPEVDPEQLRIEQEEQEKERRHWEELERERERQLELDRRIRFWQENNQSQDYVGDDEAVRDMVKCQICSVDLPKGSKWCPRCGAEQI; encoded by the coding sequence ATGAATATTTTACAAAAGCTCAAGGATGGAGCCAACCGCGCAACGGAAAAGGCTCAGCACGTGGTGGAAGTGAATAAGCTCAACAGCCAAATTTCCGAAATCGAACAGCAGAAGAACACATATTACTTGCAGATGGGTAAAGTGTTCTATGAGGGCTACCGTCAGCAGGACATGGCGATGGCTGAAAAAGAAATGGTCGAGCTTGCGCAAACCTGCGATGGATTGCAGGAGCAAATCGAAGCAATTCGGAACCGCATTGCGGTCCTCAAGAATGAGCGGGTCTGTGAATGCGGGCGGGTGGTCGCGCTGGATGCAAATTTCTGTCCATACTGTGGGAATAAGCTTGATAATTTAATTCACCCTGAGAAGTCAACAGCGGAAGAACCAAGGGAGCCTGAGCGTAAGATCATGTTTGATAAACATGAATATGCAGCGGCTGAAGAACAACAGGAGCAGGACGAATTGCATACCTATGATTTCCGTTCGAATCCGGATCCATACGAGCCGGATATGTATGAACCGGAGCCGGAGCGGCAGCACGAGGAAATGGAGCTGTCTGAACCGGAGGTTGATCCGGAACAGCTGCGTATCGAGCAGGAGGAGCAGGAGAAGGAGCGCCGTCACTGGGAAGAACTCGAGCGGGAGCGGGAGAGGCAGCTGGAACTGGACCGCCGCATTCGTTTCTGGCAGGAGAATAACCAAAGTCAGGACTATGTTGGTGATGATGAGGCGGTGCGCGATATGGTGAAGTGCCAGATTTGCAGTGTCGACCTGCCAAAAGGCTCAAAATGGTGTCCGCGCTGCGGAGCTGAACAGATTTAA
- a CDS encoding helix-turn-helix domain-containing protein, producing MEQLLHHLRNLGFTEIESKIMVDLAEYGPAGGYEVAKRLGASRSNVYAAMQRLERQGALERMDGEPVRYRSLKPEELTRMISGRVEASLAFVEKSLPRGSGTAAPFLSMEGDQAVLDVLVRELKRAKQEIVVDVWREEASLLREPLAEAEARGVKVLWACDGPDQGLSRTLAWSGWNGLAERRGGGRKFSFVVDRQWCILGMRGGEYDTGAVITEHPVLAELLLHHFTQEMVLFQLEQDMGEQLEARYGEHFGLIQSLYLNAEADAEAQEDQAPEPKSKLVEYEADSNSMDGDSSRNTA from the coding sequence ATGGAACAATTGCTGCATCATTTGCGGAATTTGGGATTTACGGAGATTGAATCGAAAATTATGGTGGACCTTGCCGAGTATGGGCCGGCGGGTGGTTATGAGGTAGCTAAACGACTTGGAGCTTCGCGCTCTAATGTCTATGCAGCCATGCAGCGTTTGGAGCGGCAAGGGGCACTTGAGCGAATGGACGGGGAACCCGTCCGTTACCGTTCGTTGAAACCGGAGGAACTGACACGAATGATATCCGGCCGTGTGGAGGCATCACTCGCTTTTGTTGAGAAGAGCTTGCCGCGAGGAAGCGGTACCGCTGCTCCCTTCCTTAGTATGGAAGGTGATCAGGCGGTGCTTGATGTGCTCGTCCGGGAATTGAAGCGAGCGAAACAAGAGATCGTGGTTGACGTCTGGCGTGAAGAGGCATCGCTTCTGCGTGAACCGCTGGCGGAAGCGGAGGCTAGGGGAGTCAAGGTGCTGTGGGCTTGTGACGGCCCGGACCAGGGACTCTCAAGAACGCTGGCATGGTCTGGCTGGAACGGCCTTGCGGAGCGCAGAGGAGGCGGCCGGAAATTTTCCTTTGTTGTGGACCGGCAGTGGTGCATATTAGGGATGCGCGGCGGGGAATATGATACAGGAGCGGTCATCACGGAGCATCCGGTACTAGCGGAGCTCCTGCTGCATCATTTTACTCAGGAGATGGTATTGTTCCAGCTGGAACAGGACATGGGTGAGCAGCTGGAGGCGCGTTATGGAGAGCACTTTGGTCTGATCCAGAGCCTGTATCTTAATGCGGAAGCCGATGCCGAAGCTCAGGAAGACCAGGCTCCAGAACCGAAATCCAAACTAGTGGAGTATGAAGCTGATTCTAACTCAATGGACGGGGATAGCAGTCGAAATACGGCCTAG